The Candidatus Eisenbacteria bacterium genome includes a region encoding these proteins:
- a CDS encoding OB-fold domain-containing protein, producing MADLRSQVITRGRPLPELTLDNHEFHEAARRGELRFQRCTDCHAWRHYPRPSCPQCLSRRFAWERASGRGRIYTWTIVHGPTLPAFEGDTPYNVVDVLLDEGIHFQSQLLDCPPEDIHADLRVEATFLPVSDDVTLVKFRRSAE from the coding sequence ATGGCCGACCTGCGTAGCCAGGTGATCACGCGCGGCCGTCCACTGCCGGAGCTCACGCTCGACAATCACGAGTTCCACGAGGCGGCGCGCCGCGGCGAGCTGCGCTTCCAGCGCTGCACCGACTGCCACGCGTGGCGGCACTACCCCCGACCGTCGTGCCCGCAATGCCTGTCGCGCCGCTTCGCCTGGGAGCGCGCGAGCGGCCGCGGGCGCATCTACACCTGGACGATCGTGCACGGGCCGACGCTGCCCGCGTTCGAAGGCGATACCCCGTACAACGTCGTCGACGTGCTCCTGGACGAGGGCATCCACTTCCAGAGCCAGCTGCTCGACTGCCCCCCCGAAGACATCCACGCGGATCTGCGCGTGGAAGCCACCTTCTTGCCGGTGAGCGACGACGTGACGCTCGTCAAGTTCCGCCGCTCGGCGGAGTAG